A genome region from Triticum aestivum cultivar Chinese Spring chromosome 2B, IWGSC CS RefSeq v2.1, whole genome shotgun sequence includes the following:
- the LOC123044372 gene encoding BTB/POZ domain-containing protein At3g49900: MAMEMGRSWQELGVVDTIYEDDHEEEDEEEETEDCFNSPTMSSSAPTSASCSPAAPSASSLPPALRSAVQGWSRANGSRKPDVIVRVQEHCFHLHRDPITSESSYLKRQLSECSDIAVDLPAGLTVDAFADAVASSYGADVALSPENLAAAWVAADWLELTAEDGLARRAEDYFFEEVATDHGRAAVVLRSCASFLCGEAAVAGAGLLVRCLETLAASGGADGRWLEDVAALPLEEFQVVVEALRARLAHDHDLMYTIVDHYLENHKGKLTEEEKSRLCYNVNCAKLSHHLFMHLVQNPRLPLRFVVQAMLVEQLHSHHPMLLTQHHHAAAAAPVSAAPLPLLPGLHKGSVSGAFSSAVAAATAGDAANMTLGDILQHDAVLRQSAHIRASMDATGHRIDTLERELASLRCRLRRSEQAAAAVTASAAIDRVSAKSASFRIPRSRLWNGEDLSSSTATTGRSVARDNLSLKSRLVHGFKSLFGRRPGNGVAPPPASSGDAGTDVRVGEKGACASCPPEREDGYDKELCKEEWSTRAHRRNLSMV, encoded by the exons ATGGCCATGGAGATGGGCCGGAGCTGGCAGGAGCTCGGCGTCGTGGACACCATCTACGAGGACGAccacgaggaggaagacgaggaggaggagacggaggaCTGCTTCAACTCGCCCACCATGTCCTCCTCGGCGCCCACGTCGGCGTCGTGCTCGCCCGCGGCGccgtccgcctcctccctcccGCCGGCGCTCAGGAGCGCGGTGCAAGGATG GTCGCGGGCTAATGGATCGCGCAAGCCGGACGTGATCGTGCGTGTCCAAGAACACTGCTTCCATCTGCACAGG GACCCGATCACGTCGGAGAGCAGCTACCTGAAGCGGCAGCTGTCGGAGTGCAGCGACATCGCCGTGGACCTACCGGCGGGCCTCACGGTCGACGCGTTCGCCGACGCGGTGGCGTCCAGCTATGGCGCCGACGTGGCGCTGTCGCCGGAGAACCTGGCCGCAGCGTGGGTGGCCGCGGACTGGCTGGAGCTGACTGCGGAGGACGGGCTGGCGCGCCGCGCCGAGGACTACTTCTTCGAGGAAGTGGCCACGGACCACGGCCGCGCCGCGGTGGTGCTGCGGTCGTGTGCGTCGTTCCTCTGTGGCGAGGCCGCCGTGGCCGGCGCGGGGCTGCTCGTCCGGTGCCTGGAGACGCTCGCGGCGTCCGGCGGCGCCGACGGCAGGTGGCTCGAGGACGTGGCAGCGCTGCCGCTCGAGGAGTTCCAGGTGGTCGTGGAGGCACTGCGCGCGCGGCTCGCGCACGACCACGACCTCATGTACACCATCGTGGATCACTACCTCGAG AACCACAAGGGGAAGCTGACGGAGGAGGAGAAGAGCCGGCTGTGCTACAACGTGAACTGCGCCAAGCTGTCGCACCACCTCTTCATGCACCTCGTGCAGAACCCGCGGCTGCCGCTCCGCTTCGTCGTCCAGGCCATGCTCGTCGAGCAGCTCCACTCCCACCACCCCATGCTCCTCAcccagcaccaccacgccgccgccgcggctccggTCTCCGCCGCGCCACTGCCGTTGCTGCCTGGGCTACATAAGGGGTCCGTCTCCGGCGCGTTCAGCAGCGCCGTGGCCGCCGCGACCGCCGGGGACGCCGCCAACATGACGCTCGGCGACATCCTCCAGCACGACGCGGTGCTGCGCCAGTCCGCGCACATCCGCGCATCCATGGATGCCACGGGGCACCGCATCGACACCCTCGAGCGCGAGCTCGCCAGTCTCCGCTGCCGCCTGCGCCGCTCCGAGCAGGCCGCGGCTGCTGTCACGGCCTCGGCCGCGATCGACCGCGTGTCCGCCAAGTCGGCCAGCTTCCGCATCCCGCGCAGCCGGCTCTGGAACGGCGAGGACCTCTCGTCCAGcaccgccaccaccggccggtccGTCGCCAGGGACAACCTTAGCCTCAAGTCACGTCTGGTGCACGGGTTCAAGAGCCTGTTCGGCCGGAGGCCAGGGAACGGTGTCGCGCCGCCGCCTGCGAGCAGTGGTGACGCCGGCACTGATGTCCGCGTCGGCGAGAAAGGCGCGTGTGCGTCATGTCCGCCGGAGCGAGAGGACGGCTACGATAAGGAGCTGTGCAAGGAGGAGTGGAGTACTCGGGCTCACCGGAGGAACCTGTCGATGGTGTGA